The DNA segment ACCTTTGTCAGTAAGGTCTACCTGATTGTTCTTTTCTTCAATTACAAAGTAAAGATCTTTATCTACAATCGGCATATCGCGGTTGTTGTCCTGCATATATTGTGCTTCCACTTTCTGAAGCAATGCACGGTTTCCGCTTTCCGATAAGAATTTAATTAATTGTCTGTTTTTAGGAAGTCCTCTGTAAGCCTGAAGCAATTTGAAACCTCCTTCTTTGGTATTTCCTGCTGCGATTAATTTTTTTGCTTCATTAAAAATGGCAGAAACAGTTTTTTTCTGAACTTCAACAATTCTGTCGATAGACGGTTTCAGAACATCAAATTCCTGTCTGTCTCCCTGCGGAACCGGACCGGAAATAATTAACGGTGTTCTTGCATCATCTACCAATACGGAGTCAACCTCATCTACGATCGCAAAGTTTAGTTCTCTTTGTACCAGTTCTGAAGGTGAAGTTACCATGTTGTCTCTCAGGTAATCAAACCCGAATTCGTTATTGGTTCCGTAAGTAATGTCTGAATTGTATGCTTTTCTTCTTCCGTCTGAGTTCGGCTGGTGATTGTCGATACAGTCGATTGACATTCCGTGGAATTGGTACAATGGTCCCATCCACGCCGAGTCTCTTTTGGCAAGGTAATCGTTTACTGTTACTACGTGAACGCCTCTTCCCGGAAGTGCATTTAAGAAAATAGGAAGCGTACCCACTAAGGTTTTACCTTCCCCGGTTGCCATTTCGGCAATTTTACCGCTGTGAAGAATTACCCCTCCAATGAACTGTACATCATAATGTACCATATCCCAATTTACCGGTGTTCCTGCAGCATTCCATGAGTTTTTCCAAACGGCTTGATCTCCCTGGATTTCAAGGAAGTCCTTACCTGCTGCAGCCAGCTGTCTGTCCCAGTCGGTTGCTGTTACACGGATTTCTCCGTTTTGTGCCCATCTTCTTGCTGTTTCCTTTACCAAGGCAAAAGCTTCAGGAAGAATCTGGCCGAGGACTTTTTCCTCAATTTCGTATGATTCCTTTTTAAGAGCTTCAATTTTTGAAAAAAGCGCTTCTTTTTCATCAACGTTTTTCGAATTTTTTATCTGCTCTTGTATCTGTTCTATCTGAGCTGTGATTTTGCCGGTTGCAGACTTAATATTTTCTTTAAACTCAGCAGTTTTTTCTCTCAGTCCATCGTCAGACAACTGTTGAATATTGGGCTCAACAGCTTTGATTTTTGTTACAACTTTTTTTACTTCTTTTAGGTCCTGCGCTTTCTTGTCTCCCAAAAACCCTTTAAGAACTTTATTTAAAAAACTCATAAATTTTTTGCTTTATGCCTAAAGCGTATGCTTTAAGCGTTTTTAATAACACGCTTTTCGTGTAAAATTGATATATAAAAAAGGGCAAAAAAGCTCTAAGCGACGCCTAAAGCCTGATTGCTTTTAATTTAATATTCGTCTTCGTTCCAAAGGAAGTCTTCATCGGTAGGATAATCACTCCAAACTTCTTCAATTGATTCGTAAATCTCTCCTTCATCTTCAATCGCCTGAAGGTTTTCCACTACTTCCATTGGTGCACCAGTTCTGATTGCATAATCAATAAGTTCTGCTTTTGTCATTGGCCAAGGTGCGTCACTTAAATATGAAGCTAATTCTAATGTCCAGTACATAATTTTCTAATTTTTTTGCAAAAGTATAAAAATAGCTTATATTATATGCTTTTTTACACCTGATTTTCAATTCTTTTTATTAATTTTTGTTCATTCTGCATCATACACCTTTGTTCAGGTGTGATGCCAGCATGTTTGCTGTCATTTTCTCAAAAACCATTCCACAAAAATTTTTATGCCATTTTGGAAGTTTGTGTCAGGTTTATAGCCAATTAATGTCATAGCTTTTGTAATATCTGCATTGGTTTTCAGGACATCTCCGGGCTGCATTGGCAGATTTTTCCGGATGGCAGATTTTCCTAAAGCAGCTTCTATAGTTGACAGCATTTCATTAAGTGTTATCACTTCACTCTCTCCAAGATTAAGAATCTCATAAATGCCGGAATGTGTTTCCAGATAATCAATTGATTTTAATATTCCATAGATGATATCATCAATAAAAGTATAATCTCTTGCGGTGGTACCGTCGCCGTAGAAAGGAATTTCCTGATCTTCTAAAATTAGTTTTGTGAATTTATGAATGGCAAGATCGGGTCTTTGTCTGGGGCCATACACCGTAAAAAATCGCAGCTGTATCATATCGATTTTATAGAGATCATGATATACATGGCCTAAAATTTCACCACATTTTTTAGTTGCTGCGTAAGGTGAAATAGGATTATCTACATTGTCGCTTTCGGAAAAAGGAATTTTTTCATTGTTCCCATAAACGCTTGATGAAGAGGCTGCAATAACTTTCTTAATGTTAAATTCTTTACACAGTTCCCAAAGGTTCATGGTTCCGCGGATATTTACTTCTTCATACTCTAAAGGCCTTTCGATGGAAGGCCTTACTCCTGCCAAAGCTGCCAGATGGATCACCATATCAATAGTATGCTCGCGGAAGATTTTTTCAAGTCCTTCTTTATCACGGATGTCCTGATAATATAAAGTATAGCAGTCTGATTTGGTAATGGAAATCAGTTTGGTAATATCTTCCTGCTTTTCCACAAATTCAAAATCCGAAAAATTCTGTATTGAATCTAAAGTATTCTTAATTTTTATCTGATAATTGTAGAAATCATCAAAATTGTCAATGTTTATGACAGAATGTCCCTTTTTTAATAATTGTTCTACAAGGTGAGAACCAATGAATCCGCTTCCGCCCGTTATAAGATAGACCATTTGTGACTTTTTATTGAAGCAAAAATATAAATTTATTTTTTGAAAATATAATCATTACTTTTACTTTATAAAGTAATATATACAATATGCAGTTTCAGGGACAAATTTTAAAAATGACAAGCTTCAACGAAGAACCGATTCAATATTATCTTAATCTTTCCGGCGATCTTATTCATATGAATGAACTTTTCGGAAAAGAATTAACGATAAAGCATATTGGTTTTCAATGTGTGAACTGTCAGGAAAACAAACCGATTTACCGAATGGGTTTCTGCAAAAACTGTTTTTTTGAAAGTCCTTATGCAAGCGACACCATCATCCGTCCCGAACTTTCCACTGCACATCTCGGAATTGCGGAACGGGATTTGGAGATAGAAAAAGGAATTCAGCTTCAGCCTCATACGGTGTATCTGGCTTACACGGGAGAAGTAAAAGTGGGGGTGACGAGAAATACGCAGATTCCTACAAGATGGATTGATCAGGGCGCGACTTTTGCTCTGCCTATTGCGAGAACCGAAAACCGGTATGAAGCAGGGATGATTGAAGTTGCTCTCAAACAGCATGTTCCTGATAAAACCAGCTGGAAGAAAATGCTCAAGGATGACCTGGAGGATGAAATTGATCTGGCGGATTTCCAGCAGAAAATTAAAGAATATTTTCCTGATGACTTCCAGAAATTTTACAGTGAAGGCGAAACGCTCTGGAGATTTGATTATCCTTTCGAAAAGCCTGAAAAAGTAACATCTTTTACGCTTGATAAAAGACCGGAGTTTACCGGGAAGCTTACAGGCATAAAAGGGCAGTATCTGGGTTTTGATGGAGGGGACTTCATTAATATCAGGGGCCATGAGGGATATGTGATTGAACTTACAGTTTCTTAGAATGAAGCATCCAATTACCTTTTTTTTCTGGATTCTGTTTATTTCATGTCGTGTACAGTGTCAGAACAGTCCGGATTTTTCGGAAAATAATATTTCTTATAAAGAAGTTGATGCTGAAACCGGATGGCTGAGGATTCATTTGAAAAACCCCAGCAAATGGGGATATATCAATAAAGACCGTTTGGTTGTTATTCCTTTTGAATATGATTTTCTG comes from the Chryseobacterium nepalense genome and includes:
- a CDS encoding DUF2795 domain-containing protein, translating into MYWTLELASYLSDAPWPMTKAELIDYAIRTGAPMEVVENLQAIEDEGEIYESIEEVWSDYPTDEDFLWNEDEY
- a CDS encoding GDP-mannose 4,6-dehydratase, with amino-acid sequence MVYLITGGSGFIGSHLVEQLLKKGHSVINIDNFDDFYNYQIKIKNTLDSIQNFSDFEFVEKQEDITKLISITKSDCYTLYYQDIRDKEGLEKIFREHTIDMVIHLAALAGVRPSIERPLEYEEVNIRGTMNLWELCKEFNIKKVIAASSSSVYGNNEKIPFSESDNVDNPISPYAATKKCGEILGHVYHDLYKIDMIQLRFFTVYGPRQRPDLAIHKFTKLILEDQEIPFYGDGTTARDYTFIDDIIYGILKSIDYLETHSGIYEILNLGESEVITLNEMLSTIEAALGKSAIRKNLPMQPGDVLKTNADITKAMTLIGYKPDTNFQNGIKIFVEWFLRK
- a CDS encoding DUF2797 domain-containing protein, with the protein product MQFQGQILKMTSFNEEPIQYYLNLSGDLIHMNELFGKELTIKHIGFQCVNCQENKPIYRMGFCKNCFFESPYASDTIIRPELSTAHLGIAERDLEIEKGIQLQPHTVYLAYTGEVKVGVTRNTQIPTRWIDQGATFALPIARTENRYEAGMIEVALKQHVPDKTSWKKMLKDDLEDEIDLADFQQKIKEYFPDDFQKFYSEGETLWRFDYPFEKPEKVTSFTLDKRPEFTGKLTGIKGQYLGFDGGDFINIRGHEGYVIELTVS